A DNA window from Daucus carota subsp. sativus chromosome 3, DH1 v3.0, whole genome shotgun sequence contains the following coding sequences:
- the LOC108214270 gene encoding B-box zinc finger protein 21-like gives MKIQCDVCNKDEASVYCVADEAALCDGCDHRVHHANKLARKHQRFSLLQPCPDQYPMCDICQEKKAFLFCQQDRAILCKDCDVPIHKVNEHTKNHDRFLLTGLKLSPTCDIYTASQHHDLVPEFVKPPKFSKPVSVDSPLIVGCDGSTSSISEYLMENIPGWHVEDLLDSSNSTVFNGFSKINENEILPFWDDDLEGNFNTFPTENMGFWVPQAPPAVQPSLVYPKQICFQQEPKETILTKNIKTIRKRRNFDGGFTVPEMTPPSMVSKRSRTLLS, from the exons ATGAAGATCCAGTGTGATGTGTGTAATAAAGATGAAGCCTCCGTGTACTGTGTAGCCGACGAAGCCGCCCTCTGCGACGGCTGCGACCACCGCGTTCACCACGCCAACAAGCTCGCCCGCAAACACCAACGCTTCTCCCTCCTCCAACCCTGCCCTGATCAATATCCCATGTGTGACATCTGCCAG GAAAAGAAGGCATTTCTGTTTTGTCAACAAGACAGAGCTATTCTATGCAAGGATTGTGATGTTCCGATCCACAAAGTGAACGAGCACACCAAGAATCATGACAGGTTTCTACTCACTGGACTCAAGCTTTCACCAACTTGTGACATATATACAGCATCCCAACACCATGACCTTGTTCCAGAGTTTGTCAAGCCTCCAAAATTTAGCAAACCGGTTTCTGTTGACTCTCCATTGATTGTTGGTTGCGATGGATCAACGAGTAGCATATCGGAATACTTGATGGAAAATATTCCGGGCTGGCATGTTGAAGATCTTCTTGATTCCTCCAATTCAACCGTTTTTAATGGTTTCTCTAAG ATTAATGAGAACGAAATATTACCCTTTTGGGATGATGATCTAGAGGGAAATTTCAATACATTTCCCACGGAGAATATGGGATTTTGGGTTCCTCAAGCTCCTCCTGCAGTGCAACCATCTCTGGTATACCCTAAGCAAATCTGCTTCCAGCAGGAGCCAAAGGAAACAATTCTTACTAAAAATATCAAGACTATTCGAAAAAGGAGGAATTTTGATGGAGGCTTCACCGTTCCTGAGATGACTCCTCCCTCCATGGTCTCTAAGAGATCCAGAACTCTGTTGTCGTAA